The DNA segment CAGGTAGAACTGCTCTTGCGGCACGGCGCTGGCAGTCGGCTCCAAGGCCATGACCTGCGGCACCTGGTCGGGATGGTTCTGCGCCTTGAGCAACTGCTCGCGCGCCTGGCCGGTGTCATCGAGCAGGCGCTGCACGTCGTCGGCATTGCGCATGAACATCACCGGTGAGCGGCCGGAACGCTCGGTGAGCTTGAGCACCAGGCTTTGTTTCCAATCGCTGCTCGCGCTGGCCGGCAACCAGCCATCGCGCTGACCATCGCTGGAGCTGCCGACCTCGATCCACGGCTTACCGTCGACCTCCTTGCGTTGGTAGACATAGAGCACGCTGAACGCTGGCAAACGCTCGCCAGCACTGCCGTCAGGCTGATCGAGCAGCTGCGCGCCGGGCTGGCTGAGCACACGCTGGTACAGGGTCTTCTTGCCGGGCATCAGCAAAGGCCGCTGGTCATCGACGGCGGCGAGCGGTGTGCGCTCAGGCGCAGTTTGACCGGCTGTCTGCGCCACCGGCGATTGCTCTTGCGGCGCCTGCGCTGCGGGCTGCTGGTCGCCGCCAAGCAGCCAGAAGAACGCGCCACCAAGGCCCAGCGCAGCGGCAATGGCCAAGGCCAGGACCGCCTTGGCGGGTTTATTCGATGCCGATTTGGCAGCTGGCGCAGGGGCGCGGTCGACAGTGGCGGCGCTAACCGGCTCGGGCGCTGGCGGCGCCTTGGGGATCTCGATAGACACCGGCGTCAGCCCGGCCAGATCTGGCTTGGCCGGTGCCACTGGCGGCAGCGGCAGCGGCAGCGGGCGGATGACAGTGCTGTCAGTACTTTCTACCGGCAAGCGGTCAAGCGCTGCCAGCAAGGCGGCAGCGTCGGCGAAACGCTCATTCGGGTCCTTGGCCAGAAGCCCGCGCAAGATGTCCTGGTAACGGCCATGCTCGATGGGCAGTTCCGGCAGTGGCTCGGTGAGGTGCGCCAACGCCGTGGACAGCGCATCGGTGCCGTTGTACGGCAGCTTGCCGACCAGGATTTCATACAGCACCACGCCCAACGCGTAGAGGTCGGCGCGGCCGTCGATCTCAAGCCCGCGGGCTTGTTCCGGGCTCATGTAGCTGGGTGTGCCCACAGCAAACCCAGCCTGGGTGAACTGGGTGCGATCATCCAGCGACTTGGCGATGCCGAAGTCCGACAGCACGGCGGTGCCATCGGCGCGGAACAGGATGTTGGCCGGTTTGACGTCACGGTGCACCAGCCCCTGGGCGTGGGCATAGCCCAGCGCCTGGGCGATCTGGCGCACATACAACAGGCCCTGCTGCGGCGTCAGGCCGTCAGCGATGCGCTCCTTGAGCGTACCGCTGGGCAGAAACTCCATGGCCATGTAGTACAGCTCGCCCACATTGCCGATGTCGTGAATGGTGGCGATGTGCGGATGCGCCAAGCGGGCCAGGGTACGGCCTTCGCGCAAGAACCGCTCGCAGAAGGTCGGGTCGGCGGCCAGGCTCGCGGCCATGACCTTCAACGCCACCTTGCGCTGCAGTGAGCGCTGGGTGGCCAGGTAGACGCTGGCCATGGCGCCTTGGCCAATCTCGCCGTCGATGTCGAATCCGGGGATGTGCATGTCCATGCTCTGTTCAGTTCGCCTTTACGACCACAGCGGTGATGTTGTCCGGCGCGCCACGGGTCAGGCCCAGATGGACGAGGCTGCGCACCACTTGGTAGGGGTCGGCGTGGCCGAGCACTTCGGCGATCTCGTGATCTTCGGCGGTCTTGTTCAGGCCATCGCTGCACAGCAGGTAGGTATCGCCCGGCTGCACCTGCAAGGTGACGGCCTGCAGCTCGAGGTGATCCTCGACGCCAATGGCGCGGGTGACGATGTTTCCGCGTGGGTGCACGCGCGCCTCGGCCTCGTTGAGCAGGCCACTGTCCTGCAGTTCCTGGACGTAGCTGTGGTCGTGGGACAGGCGCTCTATGCTGCCATCGCGAAGGCGGTACAGCCGACTGTCGCCGGCCCACAGGCCAATCGCCTGGTCACCGCGTGCGGCCAGCACGACGACGGTACTGCCCATCATCGCCACGCCCCGGCGCAGCGTTTCCTCGCGCACCGTGCCATTGACCCAGGCCAGCCCGTCGCGCACCTCATCGACAAATTCGCCCAAGCCGTCGAGCATCGGCAGACTGCGCAGGCTGTCCACCGCCAGGCTGCTGACATAATCGCCCGCCGCATGCCCGCCCATGCCGTCGGCCACCGCCCACAAGCCCGCCCAGGTCAATTCCAGGCAGGCGTCTTCGTTGATCTTGCGGACCATGCCGACATGGCTGTAACTGGCCGCGGTGTAATGCATGGCGGTCATCTGCAATCTACCTCGTTGCCCAGGAGATACCCGGCGAAATCCTCACTGCGCGGCAACCCCACGCAGCGCATCAGGCCGGCGGCGATCCGCTCCGAACCCCTGCCCCACCACAGGCTCATGCCCTCGCAGGCACACTCGGCCAGGGCCAGTGCACGCCCTTCAGGGGTGGTGACGTGC comes from the Pseudomonas urmiensis genome and includes:
- a CDS encoding PP2C family protein-serine/threonine phosphatase; protein product: MTAMHYTAASYSHVGMVRKINEDACLELTWAGLWAVADGMGGHAAGDYVSSLAVDSLRSLPMLDGLGEFVDEVRDGLAWVNGTVREETLRRGVAMMGSTVVVLAARGDQAIGLWAGDSRLYRLRDGSIERLSHDHSYVQELQDSGLLNEAEARVHPRGNIVTRAIGVEDHLELQAVTLQVQPGDTYLLCSDGLNKTAEDHEIAEVLGHADPYQVVRSLVHLGLTRGAPDNITAVVVKAN
- a CDS encoding serine/threonine-protein kinase yields the protein MDMHIPGFDIDGEIGQGAMASVYLATQRSLQRKVALKVMAASLAADPTFCERFLREGRTLARLAHPHIATIHDIGNVGELYYMAMEFLPSGTLKERIADGLTPQQGLLYVRQIAQALGYAHAQGLVHRDVKPANILFRADGTAVLSDFGIAKSLDDRTQFTQAGFAVGTPSYMSPEQARGLEIDGRADLYALGVVLYEILVGKLPYNGTDALSTALAHLTEPLPELPIEHGRYQDILRGLLAKDPNERFADAAALLAALDRLPVESTDSTVIRPLPLPLPPVAPAKPDLAGLTPVSIEIPKAPPAPEPVSAATVDRAPAPAAKSASNKPAKAVLALAIAAALGLGGAFFWLLGGDQQPAAQAPQEQSPVAQTAGQTAPERTPLAAVDDQRPLLMPGKKTLYQRVLSQPGAQLLDQPDGSAGERLPAFSVLYVYQRKEVDGKPWIEVGSSSDGQRDGWLPASASSDWKQSLVLKLTERSGRSPVMFMRNADDVQRLLDDTGQAREQLLKAQNHPDQVPQVMALEPTASAVPQEQFYLMPIFDFRESFDAQGQPVQLLNIASIDPGASARDTAPKAAGVAGADGKAFRTGIVLVVDTSVSMQPYIDRVRQVVSELQQQLAARGELDSVSFGLIGFRNSTKRTPGLDYLSKTLVSLEQGRDPARFLKAAAQVKATSVSSHSFNEDAFAGVMQAVEGMDWNGYGGRIVLLVSDAGALRKNDPYSSTQMNEAEVRQAALSKQIKIYALHLRTPAGQKNHAGAEQQYRVLTADSNPQIGDLYVSVPGGDVNAFGERVREIGSTFAELVHQVRSQQPQPVPLLTSASSLAAKSQAIGYAMHMDFLGRQSASQAPQLVSAWTADRDLTNPALPTLQVCVMLTKLQLNDLQQSLKLIVDAARKTRSSPGDFFNEIASASAYMSRDPGALSKGTNLAQSGVLGEYLEGLPYRSKSLSMSQDLWLSLSVAEQQDFIDELDSKIRLYETFHNDMANWVRFGNAEPGDALYRVPLSTLP